Within Salvelinus namaycush isolate Seneca unplaced genomic scaffold, SaNama_1.0 Scaffold122, whole genome shotgun sequence, the genomic segment AAACTGTCATGTTCCATTGATTAACAGCAGGGGCATCCATCCTCTCCCCTTTGCCCTCTCTCCCCATGCTTCTCTTGTGATGTCACAACAAGGATAGCCTGGCACCAGCTTTGTTCCAGAGCATGTCTCTATTTTCACAAAGATTTCATCAGTGACACTCAATGATTAACAAATATACTGAAATGGACGTGGCAGATACCAATATTATAATTGTAATTTGTCATGAACTGACCTACCACTTTTTATCCTCCTGGACCAGCTGTTCAAGCCTATATGGTACCTGCAGGCCTCCTTACTTCCCCTGCACCACTAATAACAGGATTCCCCTCGTTACACTCAACAAATTGCCCTGGTGGATCGGTGGTCAATTAAACCAGCATCTATTGGTTGTAAGTGAGAAGGGGAGGAcacagtgtgtgttgtgttggagAGAGGGAGCTTAGGGATGGGTAGAGGCAAAGAATTGTTGTTGCACCCTCAAAGTTCACATCACCTCGTCATCTGCATTAATCTTAGCCTCGTCTCCTATGTTTTTCTCAGCTTCTTCTATGTCTCCTATGTTTTTCTCAGCTTCTTCTATGTCTCCTATGAAAAACATGTACTATGTACGGCTACCCCACTGTCCAAAAGTCCCTCTTTCTAGTTGTAAAGGGCTGACCGGTTGCCAGTTGAAGGCTGGGAAAATGTCAACACCAGATCATTTGAGTGCACATTTCAGGATTTCAAAATTTCTTTCCAACCAGTCATATCATACTGAATACAGAAAGACATTCGGTCTCTGGTTGCATAATCACTTTATTTTTGCAACACTTTTGAAATATATTGTATACTAAGTTTCAGTACCATGTACCTGTCTATTAGCAGAACATTTGGGCAAAATAATTTTTGAGAATATGACAGTTTTACCAAAAGCAGTAATTAGGTGCAATATGTTTGTTTGGAATGTGGTCCTTCAGTTTGGCTAGTAACCTCCTTTTTTTTAAGTTCAGTATTTCCTTGGGAGTCCATTGGGTCTGTAGCGGTTGGGGTCCCCTCCATTACGTCCCCAGCGGTTAGCCTCCTGGTCAGCTGCTGAGTCCTCGTGTCCTCGACCACTGGAACCCTGAACCCTCTCCCGGCCATCACTGAGAGAGGAGAAATATTACATTAGTAACTCGCCAACCACAGTAAACCAATAATGGTATAATTGTCTTTCTGACCAGACACTTTTTTTTTAACAAAGAGTGGCATAAAGAACTAATTAGAGAAAGGAGAAAGTTTTTATGAGATAATTTGATGACCAACTGAACCACATTATAAGCATCTCACAGATATTTGAGAATCACCCACCTGATGACTGTTGCTGCCCACCTGCCCCCTGGTCCTCTCCTGGCAGCATCATAGTTGCCCCGAGCGTGAAAGTACTTGTCTGAGTTTTTCCAGTTGGCGTCCTTCATGTCGTCATATGCACGCCACATGTCTTTAGCACCTGCAGGGTCAGGAGGACACAGATGTCGAGTTTGACACTTTCAAGGAACTTTACAACTTTTCAAACCACTAGCCTCAAGAAATAACAATGACTTTAAAGGAGTCctcaaatacagtacatgttgCTCTTGAATGATTTGTTACTCTTGAATGATTTGTCGCTCTTGATAGATTTGTTGCTATTGGTTTCTGTATCTATTTCTGTCAACAATGAAGAAACAATGATTAAAGTGTATAAACGGACCTTGAACAGCTTCACCAGGGAAGTGGTACCACTGAGCTTGAGCCCCCACAATAAGGGTCAGAACAAGTCCAGCTAGAAGCAGCTTCATACTTGCAGATGCGACAAACTGAAGGAAACATGAGGGTGAGAGAGCATAGGCTACTTTATGAATTGCTAACATATTTACAGATAATTTATTCAACTTAAACTCTGACTGCCTCATATAACAGAGTTATCACTTACCTTCTAGCtccttagttagttagtcagTCAGGCAGTTTGAACTCCCTTGTGTTTCGTGTTGGTTTGTGGTCTGCAGCTTGTTCTTATATTCCACTCAGACCAGGGAGGAGTTCTGTTTTTCCAAAAGCTGGAATTCCCTAACTTCGTCCTCCCAAGCTATTACGATCAGAAGTGTATGTCCGGGAACACAAGATGAGAAATTTCCAGGTCATGACAAGATGAATTAGAGGACCTGCTCTGAAGCCTTGGGCAATACGTAGGATACTCCTCAATTGTGTAACTAGGCCTACAGCTTAAAAAAACAAGGCATCAAAATGTGATGTGTCTGCATTAATAAGACTAATGGGGGCAATGCAGTTTGTTTTTCTGCTTTTAATGTCGTAATTGTCATGATGGATGAGGTTCCAAAAGTTTGCCTCTCACCTAATATGAGAGAATGATTCCTTATGATATGATTCATTATAGACTACTATAGTAGGGTAGAATACAGGTATTTAATAGACATAGACATGAAAGGCAATTTGcatgtgtaacgttcgtctggtggtgtatgaacggaccaaggcgcagcgggtgatgaatacataacgatttatttcaaaacagacgaaacactgacaaaacactagaacaaactacaaaacaataaacgaaggcaacagacctgaaacaaacaaacttacatatagacgaaggacgcaagaacaggaacagactacctaaacgaacgaaacgaaacagtcccatgtggattacacagtcacaggaacaatcacccacaaacaaacagtgagaacaacctaccttaatatgactctcaatcagaggaaacgtcaaacacctgcctctaattgagagccataccaggcaacccaaaaccaacatagaaacagaaaacatagactgcccacccaaaactcacgccctgaccaataaacacataccaaacaacagaaaacaggtcaggaacgtgacagcatgtCCACAACTTACGGGTTACACAATTACTGCTCCCCCTCACACctatgctgctgttcattgattattgattgccattaccattagtatctatctttTTATCCtactactggtcactattactcttgtttacaaatcaaatcaaaatgtattggtcgcatacacatatttagcagatgttttgcGAGtgtagcaatatctaacaatttacaacaatacacacagatctaaaagtaaaagaatggaattaagaaatatataaatattacaagcaatgtcagagaccgaagtatatatatatatatatatatataattttcatGTCCACATTTTATGGATTGCACCTTTATCTTACAGGTTACACAATTACTGCTCGCCCTCACACCTaagctgctgttcattgattattgatttccattaccattagtatctatttacagttgaagacggaagtttacaacacttaggttggagtcattaaaactcgtttttcaaccactccacaaatgtcttgttaaaacaaacaattgttttgacaagttggttaggacatcatttttccaacaattgtttacagacagattatttcacttataattcactgtatcacaattccagtgagtcagaagtttacatacgctaagttgactgtgccttttaaacagcttggaaaattccagaaaatgatgtcatggctttagaagcttctgataggctaattgacatcatttgagtcaattggaggtgtacctgtggatgtatttcaaggcctaccttcaaactcagcgcctctttgcttgacatcatgggaaaatcaaaagaaattagccaagacctcagaaaacaaattgtagacctccacaagtctggtacatccttggagcaatttccaaatgcctgaaggtaccacgttcatctgtacaaacaatagtacacaagtatacacaccgtgggaccacgcagccgtcataccgctcaggaaggagacgcttttctgtctcctagagatgaatgtactttgtgcgaaaactgcaaatcaatcccagaacaacagtaaaggaccttgtgaagatgctggaggaaacaggtacaataatatctacatccacagtaaaacgagtcctatatcgacctaacctgaaaggccgctcagcaagaagaagccactgctccaaaaccataaaaagccagactccggtttgcaactgcacatggggacaaagatcgtactttttggagaaatgtcctctggtctgatgaaacaaaatagaactgtttggccttaatgaccatcgttatgtttggaggtaaaaggggaaggtttgcaagcccgaagaacaccatcccaaacgtgaagcacagggacacaggacaacaaagtcaaggtattggagtggccatcacaaagccctgacctcattcctatagacattttgtgggcagaactgaaaagcatgcgcgagcaaggaggcctacaaacctggctcagttacaccagctctgtcaggacgaatgggcccaaaattcagccaacttattgtgggaagcttgtggaaggctacccgaaatgtttgacccaagttaaacaatttaaaggcaatgctaccaaatactaattgagtgtatgtaaacttctgacccactgggaatgtgatgaaataaataaaagtgtaaataaatcattctctctactattattctgacatttcacattcttaaaataaagtggtgatcctaactgacctaagacagggaatttttactaggattaaatgtcaggaattgtggaaaaactgagtttaaatgtatttggctaaggtgtatgtaaacttccgacttcaacattattcatcctgctactggtcactattactcttgtttacaaataaaatctatttttattggtcgcatacacatatttagcagatgttattgcgggtgtagcgaaatgcttgtgttaatagctccagcagtgcagtaatatctaacaattcacaacaatacacacagatctaaaagtaaagaatggaattaagaaatatataatgTTACGACACGCAATGAGTCCaaagtgtaaatatatatatatatatatgtgtgatgggatgtatagacattttGAAcggtatgtggatagaatatttgtatatctgtagaatacagatgttctgaaagagctgcaaaatctgtatCCTTACAAATCAGATGGGCTagaaaatctggaccctctctttctaaaattatcagccgaaaatgttgcaacccctattactagcctgttcaacctctctttcgtatcgtctgagatccccaaagattggaaagctgccgcggtcatccccctcttcaaagggggagacactctagacctaaactgttataaacctatatccatcctgccctgcctttctaaaatcttcgaaagccaagttaacaaacagatcaccgaccatttcaaatcccaccgtaccttcgccactatgcaatctggtttctgagctggtcatgggtgcacctcagccacgctcaacgtcctaaaacaatatcataaccgccatcgataaaagacagtactgtgcagccgtcttcatcgacctggccaaggcttttgactctgtcaatcaccgcattcttatcggcagattcaatagccttggtttctcaaatgactgcctcgcctggttcaccaactacttctcagatagagttcagtgtgtccaattggagggcctgttgtccggacctctggcagtctctatgggggtgccacagggttcaattctcgggccgactcttttctctgtatacatcaatgatgtcgctcttgctgctgttgattctctgatccacctctacgcagacgacaccattctgtatacatctggcccttctttggacactgtgataacaaacctacaaacgagcttcaatgccatacaacgctccttccgtggcttccaactgctttcaaatgctagtaaaactaaatgcatgctcttcaaccgatcgctgtccgcacctgcccgcccgactagcatcactagtctggacggctctgacttagaatatgtggacaactacaaatacctaggtgtcgggttagactgtaaactctccttccagactcacattaagcatctccaatccaaaattaaatctagaattggcttactatttcgcaacaaagcctccttcattcatgctgccaaacataccctcgtaaaactgactatcccacCGATCCTTGACTacgcgatgtcatttacaaaatagcctccaacactctactcagcaaattggatgtagtctatcacagtgccatcctttttgtcaccaaagccccatatactacccaccactgcgacctgtatgctctcgttggctggccctcgctacatattcgtcgccaaacccactggctccaggtcatctataagactttgctaggtaaagccctgccttagcacactggtcaccatagcaacacccacccgtagcacacgctccagcaagTATGTTTCACTGTTCATTCCCAAAGCCAAGACttattttggccgcctttccttccagtttctgctgccaatgactgtaacgaattgcaaaaatcactgaagctggagacttatatctccctctctaactttaagcatcagctgtcagagcagcttactgatcactgtacctgtacacagccaatctgtaaatagcacacccaactatctcatccccatattgttatttatctttttgctcttttgaaccccagtatctctacttgcacatcatcatctgcacatctatcactccagtgttaatgctaaattgtaaatattttgcctctgtggcctatttattgccttacctccctaatcttctacatttgctcacactgtacatagatttttattttctgttattgactgtacgtttgtttatgtgtaactctgtgttgttgtttgtgttgcactgctttgctttatcttggccaggtcgcagttgtaaatgagaacttgttctcaactggcttacctggttaaataaaggtgaaataaaataaataaaataaaaaatacatgggATAGAATAGTATATATACAGCAATAGTTTAATTGGATGGCATtgactagactacagtatatactgtacatatggcaAAGATTCAataacaaagaccagggaggtttccaaTGACTCACAAAGAAGGCATTAGAAAACCTAGTGAGCTTTTA encodes:
- the LOC120036142 gene encoding serum amyloid A-5 protein-like, which encodes MKLLLAGLVLTLIVGAQAQWYHFPGEAVQGAKDMWRAYDDMKDANWKNSDKYFHARGNYDAARRGPGGRWAATVISDGRERVQGSSGRGHEDSAADQEANRWGRNGGDPNRYRPNGLPRKY